Proteins encoded by one window of Candidatus Obscuribacter sp.:
- a CDS encoding c-type cytochrome, translating to MRRIALALGLIVAGLAVLPQGVAKGSGDKADTKLDGKEVYLKNCASCHLQNGDNKVNSKKPVAGSDKLKTLAHFKKYLSDPPGHMPYYEHIVNDKKVLEALYKYCKSLPSLPTKQACL from the coding sequence ATGCGAAGAATAGCTTTAGCACTTGGACTGATTGTTGCAGGACTGGCTGTTTTGCCGCAGGGAGTTGCTAAAGGTAGCGGTGATAAAGCTGACACCAAACTAGATGGCAAAGAGGTTTACCTCAAAAATTGTGCTAGCTGTCATCTTCAAAATGGTGATAACAAAGTCAATTCCAAAAAACCAGTTGCAGGCTCCGACAAACTAAAAACTCTGGCACACTTCAAAAAATATTTGAGCGATCCACCAGGACACATGCCTTATTACGAGCACATCGTAAATGATAAGAAGGTGCTTGAGGCTCTATATAAATATTGCAAATCCTTGCCATCACTGCCAACCAAGCAAGCGTGTCTTTAG
- a CDS encoding mobile mystery protein B, translating to MINETDIPEGATPLDPDEAAGLKPGLTTRGELNAFEQANIAQAVAWARKSRKLKNNLLSIDSLRLLHKRMFDDTWKWAGTFRTTGKNIGVEPYLIQTQLSALCGDGNYWLENKTFPMDICAIRFHHRLVSIHPFPNGNGRHSRLVADLLMLFAGEPHFTWGGESIELDGNTRTNYLSALRKADKGNYEPLIQFAKRG from the coding sequence ATGATAAATGAAACCGACATTCCCGAAGGCGCAACACCGCTTGACCCTGATGAGGCGGCGGGACTAAAGCCAGGCTTGACGACAAGAGGTGAGTTAAACGCATTCGAACAAGCGAATATCGCTCAGGCTGTGGCATGGGCGCGAAAGAGTCGAAAACTCAAGAATAATCTTCTATCAATCGACTCGCTCAGACTCCTACACAAACGAATGTTTGATGACACCTGGAAATGGGCTGGAACCTTCAGAACTACGGGGAAAAACATTGGTGTCGAGCCTTACTTAATTCAAACACAGCTGTCTGCATTATGTGGTGATGGTAATTACTGGTTAGAGAATAAAACATTTCCGATGGACATCTGTGCCATTCGATTTCATCACCGCCTGGTAAGTATTCATCCCTTTCCAAACGGAAACGGGCGACATTCGCGCTTGGTTGCAGATTTGTTAATGCTGTTTGCAGGAGAGCCCCATTTCACCTGGGGAGGAGAATCGATCGAGCTGGACGGCAACACTAGGACCAATTATTTGAGCGCATTGAGAAAAGCGGACAAAGGCAACTACGAGCCGTTAATACAATTTGCGAAACGAGGCTAA
- a CDS encoding mobile mystery protein A, with protein MTKFTTKLRRRQLEEGLKGLRGVSRLPHGYIREIRDALEMSSYQLADRMGVSQSTVMDLEASERNGTITIKSLEKAAAALGCKLVYALVPEVSLEQMVTNQAQLRARELSNSVFRTMALEQQTTETAEQNSLIDELAEDLLRKGKRELWKHDK; from the coding sequence ATGACAAAATTCACCACAAAACTGAGAAGGCGGCAACTGGAAGAAGGGCTGAAAGGGCTGCGCGGAGTCAGCAGGCTGCCGCATGGCTATATTCGCGAGATCAGAGATGCTTTAGAGATGAGCAGCTATCAATTGGCAGACAGGATGGGAGTTAGTCAGTCCACAGTGATGGATCTAGAAGCCAGCGAGCGCAACGGGACTATCACAATTAAGTCATTGGAAAAGGCCGCGGCGGCTTTGGGCTGCAAGCTGGTGTACGCGTTGGTACCGGAAGTCAGCCTTGAACAGATGGTTACCAATCAAGCCCAGCTGAGAGCGAGGGAGTTGTCTAACTCTGTGTTCCGAACAATGGCCCTTGAGCAACAAACAACGGAGACAGCAGAACAAAATTCGCTGATAGATGAGTTAGCAGAGGACTTACTACGCAAAGGCAAGCGGGAACTATGGAAGCATGATAAATGA
- a CDS encoding amylo-alpha-1,6-glucosidase: MKRVAENTEVPVKASVSDQPRTTIKNGKLFALMDGAGLIPHANNVGLGLYYDDTRFLSSWQMTVNGMSPVLISADTTEGYAARYAYSNKEHKQNGEQITEQRFYIERQVTIHAGLRERLTITNFDITDRAIHLAIDYGSDFADMFEVRGWIREARGHRQDTRIYEDSVRLGYIGLDWMERSTTITFAGHRPTTIDNRRAEFVLNLSAGESTSLEINVQIAPLDMFIDEYRLKVTADSSTPDNYQSARQKADAGYRAWRDSCATITTDNTTFNRLLERSYRDIYMLRQATPRGTCVSAGIPWFAVAFGRDQEVTGLATLPFMPNTTKDILQVLLGYMGTTTNEFTEERPGRILHELRQGEMARLHEHAFLPYYGTVDATPLFLVLMAQYAEWTSDFDFVAKHWDKIERALSYIDEHLKDGYLSYGGKADAALSNQGWKDSHDSVMDRAGKLATAPIALCEVHGYLYHGWNKASQMARQLGKFERADTLAKKARSLRRRFQKDFWMEDRNYPALALHANGKQCDVISSNAGHLLFTGILTRKQALSVAKTLLEPHMFSGFGIRTLSANECNYNPLSYHNGSIWPHDNGVAAWGMAHVGKPDLAAEVLKAMYQVAQTQPDMRLPELFCGFDKGNSLEPVRYPVSCSPQAWSAASVFMMLSGCLGLTCKDGVAARAALPDFIGKVEVRGLTRGNERFDLTAVRSRRGKTRVTIKAS, encoded by the coding sequence ATGAAACGTGTTGCTGAAAACACGGAAGTCCCTGTCAAAGCCAGTGTTTCTGACCAACCGCGTACCACCATCAAAAATGGCAAGCTCTTTGCTCTGATGGACGGTGCCGGTCTGATTCCGCATGCAAACAATGTCGGACTGGGACTTTACTACGATGACACCCGCTTCCTCAGCTCGTGGCAGATGACTGTAAACGGCATGTCGCCGGTACTGATCTCTGCTGACACTACTGAGGGTTACGCCGCTCGCTATGCATATAGCAACAAAGAGCACAAGCAAAACGGCGAACAAATCACAGAGCAACGCTTCTATATCGAGCGTCAAGTGACAATCCACGCCGGTTTGCGAGAGCGTCTCACGATTACCAACTTCGACATCACCGACCGCGCGATCCATCTCGCCATCGACTACGGCAGCGATTTTGCTGATATGTTTGAGGTGAGAGGCTGGATAAGAGAAGCCCGCGGACACCGCCAGGACACTCGCATCTACGAAGATAGCGTGCGCCTCGGTTATATCGGTCTCGATTGGATGGAGCGCTCAACGACCATCACTTTTGCTGGTCACAGGCCCACCACCATCGACAATCGCCGTGCTGAGTTTGTGCTCAACCTGAGCGCCGGTGAGAGCACCAGCCTCGAGATCAACGTGCAGATTGCACCGCTCGATATGTTCATCGACGAGTACCGCCTCAAAGTCACAGCTGACTCGTCCACCCCGGACAACTACCAATCGGCGCGTCAAAAGGCTGACGCTGGCTACAGAGCCTGGCGTGACAGCTGTGCCACGATCACCACCGACAATACCACGTTTAACCGCTTACTTGAGCGCTCCTACCGCGACATCTACATGCTGCGTCAGGCTACACCCCGCGGTACCTGTGTCTCTGCTGGTATCCCCTGGTTTGCTGTGGCCTTTGGTCGCGACCAGGAAGTAACCGGACTTGCCACTCTGCCCTTTATGCCCAACACGACAAAGGACATCTTGCAAGTCCTATTGGGCTACATGGGCACCACCACCAACGAGTTTACCGAGGAGCGCCCCGGTCGCATCCTCCATGAGCTGAGACAGGGCGAAATGGCACGGCTGCATGAGCATGCCTTTTTGCCCTACTACGGCACTGTCGACGCCACCCCGCTCTTCCTTGTGCTCATGGCTCAGTACGCCGAGTGGACCTCTGACTTTGACTTTGTCGCAAAGCACTGGGACAAAATCGAACGCGCCCTGAGCTATATCGACGAGCACCTCAAGGACGGCTATCTCTCCTATGGTGGCAAGGCCGACGCCGCTCTATCCAACCAGGGCTGGAAGGACTCCCATGACTCAGTCATGGACCGCGCCGGCAAGCTGGCCACGGCACCAATCGCTCTTTGCGAAGTGCACGGCTATCTCTACCACGGTTGGAATAAAGCAAGCCAGATGGCTCGCCAGCTAGGCAAATTTGAGCGCGCCGATACGCTTGCCAAAAAGGCTCGGAGCCTGCGTCGCCGCTTCCAAAAGGATTTTTGGATGGAGGATCGCAACTACCCTGCTCTGGCATTGCACGCCAACGGCAAGCAATGCGATGTGATCTCCTCCAACGCAGGACATCTGCTCTTTACCGGCATCCTCACTCGTAAGCAAGCGCTCAGCGTGGCCAAGACTCTGCTTGAGCCGCATATGTTTAGCGGCTTTGGTATCCGCACGCTGTCTGCCAACGAGTGCAACTACAACCCGCTGTCGTATCACAATGGCTCAATCTGGCCGCACGACAACGGTGTCGCTGCCTGGGGCATGGCTCATGTAGGCAAGCCAGACCTGGCTGCTGAAGTACTCAAAGCCATGTATCAAGTCGCTCAGACTCAGCCGGACATGCGCCTGCCTGAGCTGTTTTGCGGCTTTGACAAAGGCAACAGTCTGGAGCCAGTGCGCTACCCTGTCTCTTGCTCGCCGCAGGCATGGTCAGCTGCCAGTGTCTTTATGATGCTGTCGGGCTGTCTTGGTCTGACGTGCAAAGATGGAGTTGCTGCCCGTGCGGCTCTGCCAGACTTTATCGGCAAGGTAGAGGTGCGTGGACTGACTCGTGGCAACGAGCGCTTTGACCTCACGGCCGTGCGCTCACGTCGCGGCAAAACTCGCGTCACAATCAAAGCCAGCTAA
- a CDS encoding redoxin domain-containing protein yields MSTFNIVICLSIAVGIVIAFMVWRKDRLAKKQLASPDAWVENEEFDGTVGDEFPNPNVARAKLIDLDDESFNAQVLSQGTSPLVIKFFTTWCSGCKTQGPLMEQAAAKFASQATFYQVDCDLSDKLPRKGKISKIPTTFFINPATKTQLAYVGVLTVDQVGEMLNELAAESKRGTQVEADSEHPYLLG; encoded by the coding sequence ATGTCTACTTTCAATATCGTTATCTGTCTGTCTATCGCAGTTGGTATCGTTATTGCTTTCATGGTGTGGCGTAAGGACCGTCTGGCAAAGAAGCAGCTTGCTTCTCCGGACGCATGGGTGGAAAACGAAGAATTCGACGGCACCGTCGGAGATGAGTTTCCCAACCCGAACGTCGCACGTGCAAAGCTTATCGATCTCGACGACGAAAGCTTCAACGCTCAGGTTCTCAGCCAGGGCACTTCGCCGCTCGTCATCAAGTTCTTCACGACCTGGTGCTCGGGCTGCAAAACTCAGGGTCCCTTGATGGAACAAGCCGCAGCGAAGTTCGCTTCGCAGGCTACGTTCTACCAGGTGGACTGCGATCTTTCCGACAAGCTCCCGCGTAAGGGCAAGATCAGCAAGATCCCCACCACGTTCTTCATCAACCCTGCCACCAAGACTCAGCTTGCATACGTTGGTGTGCTGACTGTCGACCAGGTGGGCGAGATGCTCAATGAGCTTGCCGCTGAAAGCAAGCGTGGTACTCAGGTCGAAGCCGACTCCGAGCACCCGTACCTGCTCGGTTAA
- a CDS encoding nucleotidyl transferase AbiEii/AbiGii toxin family protein, with amino-acid sequence MDFMGIYIEVVRDQSMASDRVSDTAKEGNQAQAQAKPEEPSNAHLLDQKPFGEVKIAAAQTAVDASLSAHDKSVADKQSAAGSAGKYETLAIAGAVAVGAGLAFATRGRSLLASEGTLGLAANSAAKHLPDVLVTGTKVAGGAAERAVLKGAAENAVVVKGAEGALAANPALREQTIAEKVSEKTFHFGIDTAKKVLRLMGRAEEAEAGVVVSDDVRRSVFNRFLSRLDQDRYVLHGSYQLESQQYIARKAVKDVDLLAIDPALVKGSKVETNAAVLDDFKRMLARDKKDGLTFEVSFVDKELIHYFFPRMRHGIAIAKSEGQELMRIPLDIRLGAKTVLPPQEQVLRTAVPGGATQETVVSAMRPEETVAYKLFSYTNRTIGGVNRKAKDLTDVASILQKGVDEQLVVKALEEWTSRGFTMGAMRHPETIMGLGRLEARPELMMGQTREQLDASYRLVRNYYDRVAPKVANTPLRPEVSNGMFARVGRFFEKQSVVYPKE; translated from the coding sequence ATGGATTTTATGGGTATATACATCGAGGTAGTACGGGATCAGTCTATGGCGTCGGATAGAGTTAGCGATACTGCAAAAGAAGGAAATCAGGCTCAGGCGCAAGCTAAGCCTGAAGAGCCAAGCAATGCTCATCTTTTAGACCAGAAGCCTTTTGGCGAGGTCAAGATAGCTGCTGCTCAGACAGCTGTGGATGCTAGCTTGTCAGCGCACGACAAATCTGTCGCCGATAAACAGTCTGCCGCTGGCAGCGCTGGTAAATATGAGACCCTGGCTATTGCGGGTGCAGTTGCTGTTGGGGCGGGACTGGCCTTTGCAACGAGGGGGCGCTCCCTGCTGGCCAGCGAAGGCACATTGGGTTTGGCAGCCAATAGTGCGGCCAAGCATCTTCCCGATGTGCTTGTAACTGGCACAAAAGTGGCTGGTGGCGCCGCCGAGCGGGCAGTTCTAAAAGGGGCGGCCGAAAACGCTGTTGTGGTTAAGGGGGCTGAGGGGGCATTAGCCGCTAATCCTGCTTTGCGCGAGCAAACAATAGCCGAAAAAGTAAGCGAAAAGACCTTTCACTTTGGTATAGATACTGCCAAAAAAGTGTTGCGACTGATGGGCAGGGCTGAAGAAGCCGAAGCTGGAGTAGTAGTAAGTGATGATGTCAGACGCAGCGTCTTTAATCGATTTTTGAGTCGGCTGGATCAAGATCGTTATGTCTTGCACGGTAGCTATCAACTTGAGTCCCAGCAATATATCGCGCGTAAAGCGGTCAAAGACGTGGATTTGCTGGCAATTGATCCAGCACTTGTAAAAGGCAGCAAAGTCGAGACCAATGCGGCGGTGCTAGATGACTTCAAGCGTATGCTCGCGCGTGACAAAAAAGACGGGCTCACCTTTGAGGTTTCTTTTGTAGACAAAGAGCTAATTCACTACTTCTTCCCGCGTATGCGACATGGTATTGCCATTGCCAAATCTGAAGGACAGGAGTTAATGCGTATTCCGCTGGATATAAGGCTTGGAGCAAAGACCGTACTGCCTCCCCAGGAGCAAGTTTTGCGCACGGCTGTGCCGGGCGGCGCGACGCAGGAGACTGTCGTGAGTGCGATGCGACCTGAGGAAACTGTTGCGTATAAGTTATTTAGTTACACAAATCGCACTATTGGTGGTGTCAATCGTAAGGCTAAAGATTTGACTGATGTGGCCAGTATTTTGCAAAAGGGAGTGGATGAACAGTTGGTCGTAAAGGCTCTGGAGGAGTGGACCAGCCGCGGGTTTACCATGGGCGCAATGCGGCATCCTGAGACTATCATGGGATTAGGGCGTTTGGAAGCGCGTCCTGAGCTTATGATGGGTCAAACTCGCGAGCAACTAGATGCTAGCTACAGATTGGTGCGCAACTACTATGACCGAGTGGCACCCAAAGTGGCTAACACTCCGCTGAGACCAGAGGTGAGCAATGGAATGTTTGCCCGTGTCGGTCGCTTTTTCGAGAAACAAAGTGTAGTTTATCCAAAAGAATAG
- a CDS encoding lipase maturation factor family protein, producing the protein MLLRDWFGRLPYLRDFYTEDGVLPLSAHLPATSGLYHFSLFDHLQNLPSVQFAFFVGLVGYLGILLGYKTRVSLIVSFVFLTSMLNRNPLILSNSHLVLVTMLLWTLFLPMGKRFALDCIKNENNKKQQTAPSHRSMDAEILSKPSLAAFAIVLQIALIYFWSAVVKYGESWQDGTAVFLSLQLDQFVTPLGHTVAQLPLGWLSIMTFATLTLEWSAPLLILSPFAQPLLRRLAILALTSMHMGIMLTMNVGDFSPIMVATYALLLRPEDWRDLRSLKALKALSYLSSKAIEQPSEPKSKEQESEPKVTKELSEPRSQKTAGTAITTLITTSVALAVGSAIWISAYNINVAPRYGWVKISMAPWQKCLLRVAHISQDWHIFAPNPPIKDGWMVVDCYREDKTHIDPLTGLAPTMAKPDNLQAHLPLPWRKYHNRLKRKTHRKYRQYYCRYLMAKVAAENNNSSAKSNSTSRNNTSSNNGAVSMDSTGGTVSPTKPPTNNRPIGIRLYYCQETTKPPGMEQNPPIQPISIWYTPKEMKKIKIFGKTKGHRRVYF; encoded by the coding sequence ATGCTGCTGCGCGATTGGTTTGGACGCCTACCCTACCTGCGCGATTTTTATACTGAAGACGGCGTACTGCCACTGTCAGCCCATCTGCCAGCGACAAGTGGACTCTATCACTTTAGTTTGTTTGATCATCTGCAAAATTTACCGTCAGTACAATTTGCGTTTTTTGTAGGACTGGTAGGCTATCTCGGCATATTACTCGGATATAAGACACGCGTTAGTTTGATTGTGTCATTTGTCTTTTTAACAAGTATGCTCAATCGCAACCCGCTCATACTGTCAAACAGTCACCTTGTGCTGGTGACGATGCTTTTGTGGACTTTGTTTTTACCAATGGGCAAACGCTTTGCTCTTGATTGCATCAAAAACGAAAACAACAAGAAGCAACAAACAGCACCATCACACAGAAGTATGGATGCCGAAATCTTAAGCAAGCCATCACTGGCTGCTTTTGCCATTGTTTTACAGATAGCTCTGATTTATTTTTGGAGTGCTGTAGTCAAATACGGAGAGTCATGGCAGGACGGCACAGCAGTATTTTTGTCGCTGCAGCTGGACCAATTTGTCACACCACTGGGTCACACTGTCGCGCAATTGCCGCTAGGCTGGCTCAGTATCATGACTTTTGCCACATTGACGCTAGAGTGGTCCGCCCCTTTGCTTATCCTCTCGCCTTTTGCTCAGCCACTACTGCGCCGCCTCGCTATACTGGCACTGACATCAATGCACATGGGCATCATGCTCACTATGAATGTCGGCGACTTCTCACCAATTATGGTGGCAACTTATGCACTTTTGCTAAGACCAGAAGACTGGCGTGATTTGAGGTCTCTAAAAGCGCTCAAAGCTCTCAGCTATCTTAGCTCCAAAGCTATAGAACAACCATCAGAGCCTAAATCTAAAGAACAAGAATCAGAGCCTAAAGTTACAAAAGAACTATCAGAGCCTAGATCTCAAAAGACGGCTGGCACCGCAATTACAACCCTTATTACCACATCGGTCGCACTGGCCGTCGGTAGCGCAATCTGGATCAGCGCTTATAACATCAATGTGGCACCCCGCTATGGCTGGGTTAAAATCTCGATGGCACCGTGGCAGAAGTGCCTGCTCAGAGTAGCTCACATCAGTCAAGATTGGCACATATTTGCACCAAACCCACCAATAAAAGATGGCTGGATGGTTGTGGACTGTTATCGAGAAGACAAGACACATATCGATCCTCTAACCGGGCTGGCTCCAACCATGGCTAAACCAGACAATCTACAGGCACATCTACCGCTGCCCTGGCGCAAATATCACAATCGCCTCAAGCGCAAAACACATCGCAAATATCGCCAGTATTATTGCCGCTACCTGATGGCAAAAGTTGCCGCAGAGAACAACAACAGCTCAGCCAAAAGCAACAGCACATCTAGAAACAACACATCGAGCAACAACGGCGCGGTCAGCATGGACAGCACGGGCGGCACAGTCAGCCCTACCAAACCGCCCACCAACAACAGACCAATTGGCATACGCCTTTATTACTGCCAGGAGACCACAAAACCTCCAGGCATGGAGCAAAACCCGCCGATTCAGCCAATCTCCATCTGGTATACACCAAAGGAAATGAAAAAAATAAAAATCTTTGGCAAAACAAAAGGACATCGGCGGGTGTATTTTTAA